A window of Sphingomonas adhaesiva contains these coding sequences:
- a CDS encoding cyclic nucleotide-binding domain-containing protein translates to MHKVAIIGSGPAGLSAAAHAARLGLDHVLLEKADHLSDTIYRYQKGKHVMATPSQLVLRSDLTFEAGRRETVLERWQDGAEATGVNVLYEAEVRAITGARGGFTLSLPGGRTVEAEHVVLAIGTQGNPNLVRCPVAEGAQVQYTLDDPTEYLDEHIIVAGSGDAGIENALGLVADPAQRNTVTLLNRGLDFRTAKPANVEALLAADREGRLKVMMETTLAAIDAGEATLDARDGAVRVRCDRVIARMGSAPPRGFVESCCAQMAEGDGGRRASVPGTGVQFTSADRVAYPKLSATFESTVPGIYVIGALAGYPLIKHCMNQGHDVIEFIAGNTALKPADEPILEAKFAGLPGARPVDEWLDRLRREVGILNELSSLQMREFMLEAEVRAMPAGAVVFERDQPGSSLFGIAEGAVAVDIGGGRSVRIGQGSIFGEVGLISGRPRGSTVRTAEAAILVEVPRAAALKLISTVPAAGRAITRISIERQLLQMFGAGLVAEDLAEVLETAEVKAVRAGETILREGDEGRDIYVIRSGSMVVEKTIGGKPIFLSYLPAGSYVGEMALLDGGRRTASVRAAIRSEVIRLDGDAFGRLLAARPALAERARRDMAARREVNAFVEARKDSFSGAVDMYSSVAGFLVDNGIGEATDVLLIDEKLCIGCDNCEKACADSHEGLSRLDREAGRTYAHLHVPTSCRHCEHPHCMADCPPNAIHRGPDGEVFIDDTCIGCGNCQRGCPYGVIRMDKIPPKKPPLLAWLLFGTGPGPGEAGAKWKKKKADPEAPKRAIKCDMCSGISGGPACVRACPTGAAIRVAPEQFLSVARLEDDRP, encoded by the coding sequence GTGCACAAGGTCGCCATCATCGGCTCCGGCCCGGCCGGGTTGAGCGCGGCTGCGCACGCGGCGCGACTCGGGCTGGACCATGTCCTGCTCGAAAAGGCCGATCATCTCTCGGACACCATCTACCGCTATCAAAAGGGCAAGCACGTCATGGCGACGCCCAGCCAGCTGGTGCTGCGCAGCGACCTGACGTTCGAGGCCGGCCGGCGCGAGACGGTGCTGGAGCGGTGGCAGGACGGGGCCGAGGCGACCGGCGTCAACGTGCTGTACGAGGCGGAGGTGCGCGCGATCACCGGCGCGCGGGGCGGCTTCACCCTATCGTTGCCGGGCGGACGGACGGTCGAGGCGGAGCATGTCGTCCTCGCCATCGGGACGCAGGGCAATCCCAACCTGGTGCGCTGCCCGGTCGCCGAGGGCGCGCAGGTCCAATATACGCTGGACGACCCCACCGAATATCTCGACGAACATATCATCGTCGCGGGCAGCGGCGATGCGGGCATCGAGAATGCGCTCGGCCTGGTCGCCGATCCGGCGCAGCGCAACACCGTCACGCTGCTCAATCGCGGCCTCGACTTCCGCACCGCGAAACCCGCCAATGTCGAGGCGCTGCTCGCCGCCGACCGCGAGGGCCGGCTGAAGGTGATGATGGAGACCACGCTCGCCGCGATCGACGCGGGCGAGGCGACGCTGGATGCGCGCGACGGCGCGGTGCGGGTACGCTGCGACCGCGTGATCGCGCGCATGGGCTCGGCCCCGCCGCGCGGCTTCGTCGAAAGCTGCTGTGCGCAGATGGCGGAGGGTGACGGCGGTCGCCGCGCATCGGTGCCGGGCACCGGCGTGCAATTCACCAGCGCCGACCGCGTCGCCTATCCGAAACTGTCGGCGACGTTCGAGTCGACCGTTCCCGGCATCTACGTGATAGGCGCGCTGGCGGGCTATCCGCTCATCAAGCATTGCATGAACCAGGGTCACGACGTGATCGAGTTCATCGCCGGGAACACCGCGCTGAAGCCGGCGGACGAGCCGATCCTGGAGGCGAAGTTCGCCGGCCTGCCGGGGGCGCGCCCGGTCGACGAGTGGCTGGACCGTCTGCGCCGCGAGGTGGGCATCCTGAACGAGCTGTCGTCGCTCCAGATGCGTGAGTTCATGCTGGAGGCGGAGGTGCGCGCGATGCCCGCCGGCGCGGTCGTATTCGAGCGCGATCAGCCCGGCTCGTCGCTGTTCGGCATCGCGGAAGGGGCGGTCGCTGTCGACATCGGCGGCGGACGGTCGGTGCGGATCGGGCAGGGCTCGATCTTCGGCGAGGTCGGGCTGATCTCCGGCCGCCCGCGCGGGTCGACCGTGCGCACCGCGGAAGCCGCGATCCTGGTCGAGGTGCCGCGCGCCGCCGCGCTGAAGCTCATTTCCACCGTCCCCGCGGCAGGGCGCGCGATCACGCGCATCTCGATCGAGCGGCAGCTGTTGCAGATGTTCGGCGCGGGGCTGGTCGCCGAGGATCTGGCCGAAGTCCTGGAAACCGCCGAGGTGAAGGCGGTGCGCGCGGGCGAGACGATCCTGCGCGAGGGCGACGAGGGGCGCGACATTTACGTCATCCGCTCCGGCTCGATGGTGGTGGAAAAGACGATCGGCGGGAAGCCGATCTTCCTCTCCTACCTGCCGGCCGGCTCCTACGTCGGCGAGATGGCGCTGCTGGACGGCGGCAGGCGCACCGCCAGCGTGCGCGCCGCGATCCGGTCCGAAGTGATCCGGCTCGACGGCGACGCGTTCGGCCGGCTGCTCGCCGCCAGGCCGGCTTTGGCCGAGCGCGCGCGCCGCGACATGGCGGCGCGGCGCGAGGTCAATGCCTTCGTCGAGGCGCGCAAGGACAGCTTCTCGGGCGCGGTCGACATGTATTCGTCGGTCGCCGGCTTCCTGGTCGACAACGGCATCGGCGAGGCGACCGACGTACTGCTGATCGACGAGAAGCTGTGTATCGGCTGCGACAATTGCGAAAAGGCGTGCGCGGACAGCCACGAGGGCCTGTCGCGGCTCGATCGCGAGGCGGGGCGCACCTATGCGCATCTGCACGTCCCCACCAGCTGCCGCCACTGCGAACATCCGCATTGCATGGCCGACTGCCCGCCCAACGCGATTCACCGCGGCCCGGATGGCGAGGTCTTCATCGACGACACCTGCATCGGCTGCGGCAATTGCCAGCGCGGCTGCCCCTATGGCGTGATCCGCATGGACAAGATCCCGCCGAAGAAGCCGCCGTTGCTCGCCTGGCTGCTGTTCGGCACCGGCCCCGGGCCGGGCGAGGCGGGCGCGAAGTGGAAGAAGAAGAAGGCCGATCCCGAGGCGCCCAAGCGTGCGATCAAGTGCGACATGTGTTCGGGGATCAGCGGTGGCCCCGCCTGCGTACGCGCCTGTCCCACCGGCGCCGCGATCCGTGTCGCGCCCGAGCAGTTCCTCTCCGTCGCGCGGCTGGAGGACGACCGGCCGTGA
- a CDS encoding tetratricopeptide repeat protein: protein MGGSPRLGRYLLAGAGAVALVAIGARALGGRDEAAPPTPGASAPAAPDVGEMVAGLEARLKAEPNDAAGWRMLGWSYFNMQRFDRAAEAYRRATALSPDDAALWSALGETLVLGGKGVGDDAAQAFRRALAVDPKDPRARYFLAVKQDMDGDHAGAVDAWIALLHDTPAGAPWEQSVRELVQTVAAREKIDIAGRLPAASAPPTAPSTGGADAATAGIPGPSQEQLAAAAALPPSQQNEMARGMVDRLAARLAQNPRDVDGWLRLMRARVVLEDRAGATQALATARRTFADDAVARARLDEGARALSL from the coding sequence ATGGGTGGATCGCCGCGACTGGGACGGTATCTGTTGGCGGGCGCAGGCGCGGTGGCGCTGGTGGCGATCGGTGCCCGCGCGCTGGGCGGCAGGGACGAGGCCGCGCCCCCCACTCCGGGCGCCAGCGCACCCGCCGCCCCCGATGTGGGCGAGATGGTCGCCGGGCTGGAGGCGCGGCTGAAGGCGGAGCCGAACGACGCGGCGGGCTGGCGGATGCTGGGCTGGTCCTATTTCAACATGCAGCGCTTCGACAGGGCGGCCGAGGCCTATCGCCGTGCGACCGCGCTGTCGCCGGACGACGCCGCCTTGTGGTCTGCGCTGGGCGAGACGCTGGTGCTGGGCGGCAAGGGCGTCGGCGACGATGCGGCGCAGGCGTTCCGGCGCGCGCTGGCGGTCGATCCCAAGGATCCGCGCGCGCGCTACTTCCTGGCGGTGAAGCAGGACATGGACGGCGACCATGCCGGCGCCGTCGACGCCTGGATCGCGTTGCTGCACGACACGCCCGCGGGCGCGCCGTGGGAGCAATCGGTGCGCGAACTGGTGCAGACGGTCGCCGCCCGCGAGAAGATCGACATCGCCGGCCGCCTGCCCGCCGCCTCCGCTCCTCCCACCGCCCCGTCGACGGGAGGGGCGGATGCCGCGACCGCCGGCATTCCGGGGCCGTCGCAGGAGCAGCTCGCCGCCGCCGCCGCGCTGCCCCCCAGCCAGCAGAACGAGATGGCGCGCGGCATGGTCGACCGGCTGGCGGCACGTCTCGCGCAGAACCCGCGCGACGTCGACGGCTGGCTGCGGCTGATGCGCGCGCGCGTCGTGCTGGAGGACCGCGCCGGCGCGACCCAGGCGCTGGCGACCGCGCGCCGCACCTTCGCCGACGACGCGGTGGCGCGCGCCCGCCTCGACGAGGGCGCGCGCGCGTTGTCGTTGTAG
- a CDS encoding adenylate/guanylate cyclase domain-containing protein — MDRFRNQIGVAARAARQIGAWRLLRTAAFLLLALLVARYGWQVPLLVDAERALYDARSAAAQPRVDQDGRIALVVYDDETLRVTGKRSPLDRAVLARALTQLDAMGAKAIGVDILIDQAQPEDPQLIAALRAMRTPVYLGFAGSATNADSVLDWQEGFMRRFQASLAPGNVHPGSVRIEADPDNVLRSWPTRPPGVPPLLSVAMYPRDARFADYTGSVKYRAPVSDERPVFAVLPIGLFGDADTAPLLRDQIAGRYVFVGAEIADTDQFDTPASRLTGRMTWGVEIHAAMLAQMLDGQFPRALPDWSLWLAALALVLLGGAIGARDQSSRAMATELIGSAILIVTLPWALERGGWDTQGVPMFGWMLGWLIAFVAVGAAARAVGSARRRFAQATLGRYLPVDVARQIIADPDRLTLQGEKREIYALFSDLEGFTKLSHRIPPETVATLLNRYLDLLSEVVLAHGGTLDKFVGDAVVAFWGAPIARADDADRAVRAAVALYQAGERFRAEVDPALPPVGRTRVGLHHGEAIVGNFGGEGRIQYTALGDSMNTAARLESANKPLSTTVLVSDSVVARTSLDIFRPMGRVTVRGRSTPIAVYEAVPDLDPTVRAQVTQAVGTFDAGDSNALDTLSVLSAKRPDDAALACLLTRLVAAGPGGHYALD; from the coding sequence GTGGATCGATTCCGGAACCAGATCGGCGTTGCAGCGCGTGCCGCGCGTCAGATCGGCGCGTGGCGGCTGCTGCGCACCGCGGCGTTCCTGCTGCTCGCGTTACTGGTCGCGCGCTACGGGTGGCAGGTGCCGCTGCTGGTCGATGCGGAGCGGGCGCTTTACGATGCGCGCAGCGCCGCGGCGCAGCCCCGCGTCGATCAGGACGGGCGTATCGCGCTGGTCGTCTACGACGACGAGACGCTGCGCGTCACGGGCAAGCGGTCCCCGCTCGATCGCGCGGTGCTGGCGCGCGCGCTGACCCAGTTGGACGCGATGGGCGCGAAGGCGATCGGGGTCGACATCCTGATCGACCAGGCCCAGCCCGAGGATCCGCAGCTGATCGCGGCGCTGCGCGCGATGCGCACGCCGGTCTATCTGGGCTTTGCGGGCAGTGCGACCAACGCCGACAGCGTCCTCGACTGGCAGGAGGGGTTCATGCGCCGCTTCCAGGCGTCGCTGGCGCCCGGCAACGTCCACCCCGGCAGCGTCCGGATCGAGGCCGATCCCGACAACGTCCTGCGCAGCTGGCCGACGCGCCCCCCCGGCGTGCCGCCGCTGCTGAGCGTGGCGATGTATCCGCGCGACGCCCGCTTCGCCGATTATACCGGCAGCGTGAAGTACCGGGCACCCGTGTCAGACGAGCGGCCGGTCTTCGCGGTGCTGCCGATCGGGTTGTTCGGCGACGCCGACACCGCGCCGCTGCTGCGCGACCAGATCGCGGGCCGCTATGTCTTCGTCGGTGCCGAGATCGCGGACACCGACCAGTTCGACACCCCCGCCAGCCGGCTGACCGGCAGGATGACCTGGGGGGTGGAGATCCACGCGGCGATGCTGGCGCAGATGCTCGACGGGCAGTTTCCGCGCGCGCTGCCCGACTGGTCGCTGTGGCTGGCGGCGCTGGCGCTGGTGCTGCTGGGCGGCGCGATCGGCGCACGCGACCAGTCGTCGCGCGCGATGGCGACCGAGCTGATCGGATCGGCGATCCTGATCGTCACGCTCCCCTGGGCGCTGGAGCGCGGCGGATGGGACACGCAGGGCGTGCCGATGTTCGGCTGGATGCTCGGCTGGCTGATCGCCTTCGTCGCGGTCGGTGCGGCGGCGCGCGCGGTCGGCTCGGCGCGGCGGCGGTTCGCGCAGGCGACGCTGGGCCGCTACCTGCCGGTCGATGTCGCCAGGCAGATCATCGCCGATCCCGATCGCCTGACCCTTCAGGGCGAGAAGCGCGAGATCTATGCGCTGTTCTCCGATCTGGAAGGCTTCACGAAGCTAAGCCACCGCATCCCGCCGGAGACGGTGGCGACCCTGCTCAACCGCTACCTCGACCTGCTGTCGGAGGTGGTGCTGGCGCATGGCGGGACGCTCGACAAGTTCGTGGGCGACGCGGTCGTGGCGTTCTGGGGCGCCCCGATCGCGCGCGCCGACGATGCCGATCGCGCGGTGCGCGCCGCGGTCGCGCTGTACCAGGCGGGCGAGCGCTTCCGTGCCGAGGTCGACCCCGCGCTGCCGCCGGTCGGCCGCACCCGCGTCGGGCTGCATCACGGCGAGGCGATCGTCGGCAATTTCGGCGGCGAGGGACGCATCCAGTACACCGCATTGGGCGACAGCATGAACACCGCGGCGCGTCTCGAAAGCGCGAACAAACCGCTGTCCACGACCGTGCTGGTCAGCGACAGCGTCGTCGCGCGCACGTCGCTCGACATCTTTCGCCCTATGGGACGCGTGACGGTACGGGGGCGCTCGACACCGATCGCCGTCTACGAGGCGGTGCCCGATCTGGACCCGACGGTCCGCGCACAGGTCACGCAGGCGGTCGGCACGTTCGATGCAGGCGACAGCAACGCCCTCGATACGCTATCGGTTCTTTCCGCGAAGCGGCCCGACGATGCCGCGCTCGCCTGCCTGTTGACGCGGCTGGTCGCCGCCGGACCCGGAGGACATTATGCGCTCGATTGA
- a CDS encoding ShlB/FhaC/HecB family hemolysin secretion/activation protein — MSLVAAALGTVAGTPLAAQQLQPPPPTREEVTPPPVAPVAPAPRVEVTGDIERAPCALADPAYAAVRVTITEAAFANLGPVTPQELLPAYRDLLGADRPVATICDIRDAAATVLRRKGYLAAIQVPVQKIENGRVAFEVIYGRLTAIRVRGDVGRAERLIEGYLSQLTRQPVFNRNEAERYLLLARDLPGYDVRLALRPAGTVPGELIGEVTVRRSVLDMDVNVQNYAAPDTGRWGGQLRAQFYGLTGMGDRTTVSLYSTAQTREQQILQLAHDVRLGSEGLGFAARYTRAWSRPSGIAAGRIRADTHFGTFEANFPFVRAERGNLRGAAGLDVVDQTVRFDGLALSRDRIRIAYLRVDGDATDVRTGPAPGWRGSYSLELRRGLAILHASRLDPASGVGLSRLDGDATATVIRGSAYAEMGLGRRVILTAAPRFQYAFSPLLSFEEFSGGTYTVGRGYDPGAIIGDEGVGLTVEARLARFAPLPNRNIVMQPFAFVDSARVWNRDRGGIDGSLVSIGGGVRAAVANRMRIDATLAAPLHRTALQTRRGPVRALLSITTRLGGL, encoded by the coding sequence GTGTCGCTCGTGGCAGCGGCGCTGGGAACGGTGGCGGGCACCCCGCTGGCGGCGCAGCAATTGCAGCCCCCTCCCCCCACGCGCGAGGAAGTGACGCCGCCGCCGGTGGCCCCGGTCGCCCCCGCGCCGCGGGTCGAGGTGACCGGCGACATCGAACGCGCACCCTGCGCGCTCGCCGACCCGGCCTATGCCGCGGTGCGGGTGACCATCACCGAGGCGGCGTTCGCGAATCTGGGCCCCGTCACCCCGCAGGAATTGTTGCCCGCGTATCGCGACCTGCTGGGCGCGGACCGCCCGGTCGCCACGATCTGCGACATTCGCGATGCCGCGGCGACCGTGCTGCGCCGCAAGGGCTATCTCGCCGCGATCCAGGTGCCGGTGCAGAAGATCGAGAACGGGCGCGTCGCGTTCGAGGTGATCTACGGCCGGCTGACCGCGATCCGCGTGCGCGGCGATGTCGGGCGCGCGGAGCGTCTGATCGAGGGCTATCTGTCGCAGCTGACGCGCCAGCCGGTGTTCAACCGCAACGAGGCGGAGCGCTATCTGCTGCTGGCGCGCGACCTGCCGGGGTATGACGTGCGCCTGGCGCTGCGTCCTGCGGGTACCGTGCCCGGCGAGCTGATCGGCGAAGTGACCGTCCGGCGCAGCGTCCTCGACATGGATGTCAACGTCCAGAACTATGCCGCGCCCGATACCGGCCGCTGGGGCGGGCAGTTGCGCGCGCAATTCTACGGCCTGACCGGGATGGGCGATCGCACCACCGTATCGCTGTATTCGACCGCACAGACGCGCGAGCAGCAGATCCTGCAGCTGGCGCACGACGTCAGGCTGGGCTCGGAAGGGCTGGGCTTCGCGGCACGCTATACGCGGGCGTGGAGCCGCCCGTCGGGAATCGCGGCGGGCCGGATCCGCGCGGACACGCATTTCGGCACGTTCGAGGCGAACTTCCCGTTCGTCCGTGCCGAGCGCGGCAATCTGCGCGGCGCGGCGGGGCTCGACGTGGTCGATCAGACGGTGCGCTTCGACGGCCTCGCGCTCAGCCGCGACCGCATCCGTATCGCCTATCTGCGCGTCGACGGGGATGCGACGGACGTCCGCACCGGCCCGGCGCCGGGATGGCGTGGCAGCTATTCGCTGGAGCTGCGTCGCGGACTGGCGATCCTGCACGCGTCGCGACTCGATCCGGCCTCCGGCGTCGGGCTCAGCCGGCTGGACGGCGACGCCACCGCCACCGTGATCCGCGGCTCCGCCTATGCCGAGATGGGGCTCGGCCGCCGCGTGATCCTGACCGCGGCGCCGCGCTTCCAATACGCCTTCTCCCCGCTGCTCAGCTTCGAGGAATTCTCGGGCGGCACCTACACGGTCGGGCGCGGCTACGATCCCGGCGCGATCATCGGGGACGAGGGCGTCGGGCTGACGGTGGAGGCGCGGCTGGCCCGGTTCGCGCCGCTGCCCAACCGCAACATCGTGATGCAGCCGTTCGCGTTCGTCGACTCCGCGCGGGTGTGGAACCGCGACCGCGGCGGCATCGACGGATCGCTCGTCTCGATCGGCGGCGGCGTGCGCGCCGCGGTCGCCAACCGGATGCGGATCGACGCGACGCTGGCCGCGCCGCTGCACCGCACCGCGCTGCAGACCCGTCGCGGCCCGGTGCGCGCGCTCCTCTCGATCACGACCCGCCTCGGAGGCCTCTGA